Genomic segment of Paenalkalicoccus suaedae:
ACAAGCGTAGTAATTATGTATGATAGTAAACGTGCACAGAAAAGGTGGTGAATGGCAATGTCAAAAAAACAGGCAACAAAGCTTACATTATTTGCGTTAACATGGCCGATTTTTATTGAAATCATGCTTCATATGCTAATGGGAAATGCAGACACACTCATGTTAAGTCAATATAATGATAACGCTGTTGCAGCTGTTGGCGTCTCTAACCAACTCATGAGTGTTATTATTGTGATGTTTGGATTTGTCGCAACTGGGACTACCGTTTTAATTGCTCAATATAAAGGCGCCGGTGACGACACTCACGCTAATAGAATCGCGGTTGTATCCATCATTTTAAATATTATATTTGGACTATTGTTGAGTATTGCCTTACTTGTATTCGGTGAGCAAATCCTACTTGCCATGAACCTTCCGATAGAATTGATGGATCAGGCATTGATTTACCTTCAGATTGTAGGAGGTTTTGCGTTTGTTCAAGCGTTAATCATGACGATCTCCGCAATTATCAAAAGTCACGGATTCACAAAAGATGCCATGTACGTGACACTCGGTATGAACGTATTTAATGTAATTGGAAACTACATCCTTATTTTCGGTGCATTTGGTGCACCTGAACTTGGTGTAACAGGAGTAGCAATAAGTACAGCGGTCAGTCGAGGTATTGGGACTCTTTGGATGCTTTTCCTTCTTTATAAGAGAGTTCAAGGAACACTTTCATGGACGTTCTTAAAAACCTCTTTCCCTAAACAAGAAGTACGAGATCTTTTAAAAATCGGGATTCCTTCAGCTGGAGAACACCTTGCCTACAATACGTCGCAAGTTGTGATCACCTATTTTATCGCTTCTATGGGAACCGTAGCGCTAACTACTCGCGTTTATACATTAAACATCATTATGTTTGCATTTCTTTTTGCCATTGCAATCGGGCAAGGTACGCAAATTTTAGTCGGCTATTTAATTGGTGAACGACGCCATAAAGAGGCGTATCAGCGTTGTCTTAAGAGCCTTTGGATAGGAATGTCCGTCTCAACCTTTGTCGCATCGATGTTTTATGTATTTGGCGACACGATTTTTGCCATCTTTACAGATAATAACGAAATCATTCAGCTAGGATCTCTCCTTTTACTATTAACGATTATCTTAGAACCTGGAAGAGCCTTTAACCTAATTGTCATCAATTCACTTCGAGCTGCCGGTGACGTAAGATATCCCGTCTACATAGGAATTTTATCTATGTGGGGAGTAGCAGTAACTCTATCATACACGGCCGGAATTGTATTCGGTTTAGGGTTAATAGGAGTTTGGATCGCGCAAATTGCTGATGAATGGCTTCGAGGCTTACTCATGCTTCGAAGATGGCGATCAAAAAAATGGGTAAACATGGCCTTTGTCAATCATAAGACCGAAGAAATAGATGAAGGAGAAAGAAAGGCAAACTAAAAGACGGCGTGTGCCGTCTTTTTTAATATACGTAAAATGGTCCTATTGTATAAGAAGTCAATAGAATGAATGGGACATATTGCACTGTATGAATGAAGACACGATTGTAGACCAAGTAAATTCAAACTAAATTAGCCTATTAGTTTGAGACATTTATAGCTCTAAAGCTATTACTACGACAGATAATCTTACGAACTTTCTCTAGATTTAATCATACCCATCCACCAAGTTACTTAAACTTTTGACAATCTCCCATGATTCTGCTTAAATTAAAGAGGAATATGCACACGTGTATATTTAAATTCAATTACAATTCTAAGGGGGAATGTAAATGAGTAAGAAATTTACATCCATGTTTGCTCTAGTTGCTACAGGTTCACTTCTATTAGCAGCTTGTGGCAATGATGACGGTAATGCAGGGAACACAGAGAATGGTCCTGCAAATGAAGTGAATGAAGCAAATGACGCTAACGAAGGAAACAACGGTAATGCCGCTTCTGGCGACGTTGACGTAAACAACCTTCAGCTTGGAACTGGTTCTGTTGGTGGTACTTACTATCCTCTAGGTCAGGAAATGGCTACAACTATTTCAAACAACATCGAAGGTTTTGACGGGTTTGACCTAAGTGCAGTATCTTCTGGTGCATCTGTTGATAACATCGTTGGAATTCTTCAAGGAGAAATGGACCTTGGTATGACGGTTCACCTTCCTGCTGTTGACTCTCTAACTGGCGCAGGCGATTTTGAAGGCGTAGAAGTTGATAACTTCGGGTTTATGGGTCACATCTATCCAGAGGTTATGCAAATCGTAACTACTGCTGATTCAGGAATTGAGTCTATTGCAGATTTAGAAGGAGCTTCTATCAATATCGGTCCTCCAGGATCTGGTACTCAAGCAGCTGCTCGTTTAATCCTTGAAGCTTATGGATTAGAAGATGGCGACTATGAGCCGTTTGAAGAAGGTTTTGGCGACGCTGCTGGTCGTCTACAAGATGGTAACCTAGACGCATCATTCGGTCTTTTAGGTTTACCTGATAGCAGCATTGAAGAACTATCTATTTCTCGTGATATTACGCTTATTCCAATCAGCGACGAAGGAATGGCGTACATTGAGGAGAACAGCGGGTACGGTTCACTATCAATCTCTGCTGATTCTTACGACTTCCTAGAAGAAGATGTTCAAGCTATGACTGCTTATGCTGTTTTAGTTGGTTCTACTGATACAATCAGCGAAGACCTTGGTTACGCAATTACAAAAGCTCTATTCGAAAACAGCGGAGACATCACTCACCCACAAGGCGCTAACTTAACGACTGAGAATGCGCTTCTCGGTTCTGATGATCTTCCAATGCACCCTGGTGCTGAGCGTTACTTCGAAGAAGCTGGAATTTTAGAATAGTACGTTTTTTATCATACTGAGACAAGCTCGAGGCCGGACCTCTTATTTCTATGTCCGGTCTCGTTGTTTCCGTATATACGCATGTAGAAAACAAAAAGTTTATTAAGCTCTGCTTCTTGCAGAACGTCGACGAAAATGCAGGAGAATCTCCTACCTTTTCGTCGATTCTTCTACATATTGTATTTTCATAATGAATGAGATTAAGTGAGGTGACCATCATGACAGAAGTCAAATCTGATCAGATTATGTCAGAAAAAGAGCAACAAGAAATGATTGCGAAGTACGATAAGGAATCCTCGTATCGAACAGACACGGGTAAATGGAGATGGGTAATCGCCTTTTTAGCGGTATCATTAACTGCTTTCCATTTATACAGAGCTTTACCTCAGGTAGGTGGCCCTCTTGTGTCACTTATGCAAGGTGCTGTTCACTTAGGTACTGCAATGGGTCTTATCTTTTTACTTTATCCCTTTAAACGCTCGGGACTAAAAAAAGTTGGTGTCCCTTGGTATGATGTTGTTTTAGCATTCCTTGGTATGGGATCTGCCTACTACATTTTATTCCGATATGATTGGATAACAGGAGCTGCTAGAATATTAGGCTTCACTACGCTTGATATAATTGTTGCAACTATTGGAATTGTCTTACTACTTGAGGCGACAAGACGAGCAGTCGGTATGCCGATTGTTGTCATTGCCGTACTTGCAATTTTATATGGACTTTTTGGAACGAACATTCCTTACTTTGGACACG
This window contains:
- a CDS encoding MATE family efflux transporter, translated to MAMSKKQATKLTLFALTWPIFIEIMLHMLMGNADTLMLSQYNDNAVAAVGVSNQLMSVIIVMFGFVATGTTVLIAQYKGAGDDTHANRIAVVSIILNIIFGLLLSIALLVFGEQILLAMNLPIELMDQALIYLQIVGGFAFVQALIMTISAIIKSHGFTKDAMYVTLGMNVFNVIGNYILIFGAFGAPELGVTGVAISTAVSRGIGTLWMLFLLYKRVQGTLSWTFLKTSFPKQEVRDLLKIGIPSAGEHLAYNTSQVVITYFIASMGTVALTTRVYTLNIIMFAFLFAIAIGQGTQILVGYLIGERRHKEAYQRCLKSLWIGMSVSTFVASMFYVFGDTIFAIFTDNNEIIQLGSLLLLLTIILEPGRAFNLIVINSLRAAGDVRYPVYIGILSMWGVAVTLSYTAGIVFGLGLIGVWIAQIADEWLRGLLMLRRWRSKKWVNMAFVNHKTEEIDEGERKAN
- a CDS encoding TAXI family TRAP transporter solute-binding subunit; translation: MSKKFTSMFALVATGSLLLAACGNDDGNAGNTENGPANEVNEANDANEGNNGNAASGDVDVNNLQLGTGSVGGTYYPLGQEMATTISNNIEGFDGFDLSAVSSGASVDNIVGILQGEMDLGMTVHLPAVDSLTGAGDFEGVEVDNFGFMGHIYPEVMQIVTTADSGIESIADLEGASINIGPPGSGTQAAARLILEAYGLEDGDYEPFEEGFGDAAGRLQDGNLDASFGLLGLPDSSIEELSISRDITLIPISDEGMAYIEENSGYGSLSISADSYDFLEEDVQAMTAYAVLVGSTDTISEDLGYAITKALFENSGDITHPQGANLTTENALLGSDDLPMHPGAERYFEEAGILE